The Topomyia yanbarensis strain Yona2022 chromosome 3, ASM3024719v1, whole genome shotgun sequence nucleotide sequence TAGCTAGGGAAATTTGCTGGGTGCTGTCTAGCAAACAGTAGTGCGACAATACTGTGATGGCTTCCAGCTGGGCGACGATGTAATCCGTACACTGGTTGTATATTCGGTCTCGTTTTGTGATTCGGTCCAGATTAGCGCACAGTTGATGAATGATGCTGATGACGATGTTGGTCAGATTGTTCAATGGCAGGCAGGTTAGGCAGGAGGTGATCATGTCGGTCCAATTTTTGTGAATGGGTTTAAGTTTTTCCGCATGCAGAGCGGAGAGAACTGCCGAAAGGAACATTGGTTGCTGGCTGACCAGCTGATTTGGAATGTACTTGTAGATTCGCTTGTTTTCTGGCGCTGGTCGCGTAGGGGAGTTGCTCGATAGAACGTTCTTGATACCTTCGATGAATCGCTCGTCGTTTCTTTGCACCATGATCTCATGCTCCAGTTTGATTACTGCCAGCAGTAGTTTCAGTAGCTCAATTTGGTATGCTTCCGCATTGAGACGGGTGTTTTCTGGGTCATTGAAGGCCAGGATCTCATCCGTGTACGTGTAGGACTGGGGGGTCGTGAAGTAGTTAACCGATGAAGTCAAGCAGTAGAGCAAAATCTTCTGAACTTTACACTTTTCCATTAGATCAGCGATGTAGTTGGCCAAATTTTTACCGACGTCTTTCACAGTAGACAGCAGTTCCGAAAATATTTTCGTCATCAACTTTATACACTCTAACTGAATCTTTGAATTCCCGTTGATGTCGTCTCTCGAAGGCTGCGCCTTCTGTTCTTCGTCCTTCTGGTAAAAGCTTCGAGTGTAGTAAAGCAGAATGGTTACAATCACCTCCAAATACATGCAGCCTCTGTACAAACCCTGATACTCCGCTTCATCGTGTCCATCGGAAAATCCCTTACCAAAGATATTCCTCCGGTGCCGAATCAGTAATGTCCGGATTTGGCTACTCGAAACTGAAGTCGTCACCGAGAGGCACAAGAAAAATCTACTATCGTTTGCCAAGATGTTTTTTAGTGTTTCCAATGTGTACAGGATCTGCTTAGTGTTGAATATTGACTCATAAATCAGAAAATGGGACTGGAAAGGGTGCAGTTTCGAAGAATGCCTCCAACTTTTTCGCCGTCCTAAGCTGAATGGTTCATTATCCTTGCTCTTGCTGCTGTCCTTACTGGTACTGCTGCTTCGTTGGGATCCCCCACCGAAAGCACTACCACTAGAGGGCGTTTCCGACGTACCAGGAACTGTAGGCTCATCCGGACCTAGCTCAAAGACGATTCCGGCGTCATTTCCGGTTACAGTGGCGGATGACGAGCTTGAAATAAAGGAATAGTTGAGATTCCTATCCGAAATTGATGAAACAAAGCCCTCGTCATCTGCCAGTCTGGCACCGCTAGATGATATCAGATAAGTTTTACGATTTTTGAACCGATCCCCAGATTTGCTAACAAAATCAACGATCGGGCCATCCTCGATGTACCGTTTGATAGTTTCCGAGTCGTAGAAATCCGTAGCCGTTGTTGACCTACTATAGCTTCCTCCGCTCAATCGCCCCTTTTTCCTCTCAAAATCTCCATCGCTTGATTCGTCAATATCCGAAGTTGATCTATGGAACTCCTTCTTGTCCACTCCGTTCGGTAGTGACCCAGTTTCCAATCCAACACTTTGCTCACACTCGATCAATCCCGTCGAATTTGACCGATTACGCATTTCTCTACCGGGTGAAGTCTTTCCGTTCAATTCCGACTCCAACGGATTAATTATTAGCGATATCTTAGAATAATCGTCCCCCGCCGCTGCAGCGCCTGTAGCCACCTCCTTCGAACTATCGTTGGTGATATAATTGGATACCTGATTACTATTGGATTTGGATAAAATTGACACCCCGAAAATCTTCTTCTGAATCGTTCGAATCGGGCTCCGCTTTTTACTCAGCACATTATCCATGTGGTAACGAATATATCCATCCTCTGAGCTGACAGCAAAACACTCCTTATCCAGAAACGTATCTCCGTCTGCGACAAGATCCTTTTCCCATTCACTCCCGGTATCGTTGTCCTGCCGGTAGCGCTTTGTGTACACGATACTCATCCGTTTGGTGCTCTCGTTCAGCAGAATTTTCAACAACGGCTTCAATATTCGTCCCATATCACCACGTACCAGAGCTTCCTGGAGCCATTTCGATACAAATATTTGAATCGAAAGGTTATCCGGAAGCGTCAGAGTATCCAGTACCATAAACAAAAGTTTCTCGAATTCCTTTCCGTGGTGGGTATCCCGGCCAAGTTTCCACAGCAGCTGGAACCGACGAAAACCCATCGGATCAATTTTCAGTTCCGTTGTTGAAAGCGTCGGAATGGACCAATAAACGTGTAAACTTCGATGATCGGTTGAGATGGGTTTCCGTGGGGCAACGAGCATTTTGCTGATTATCACATTCTCGGTAAATTTTGTATCCAAACAGCTATGGATTCGGTAAAGCAGGACACTGATATTCCTGGCTTCCGAACGACTTGCATCCAAATGATTCCACAGCATGGTCGTCAAAACCTGAAAGACCCTGGTCTTTCTCTCAAGGTACGTCACATGGGACAGCTTCAGTAGGGGCATCATCATGACGAACGTGGTACCCGAACTGCTCGATTTCGGTTTACGACCATTCGTTCGGATCAAACTAACCATGTCGATCAAAGTCTGAGCTGCCGAGAGCTGAGTATCTAGATCTCCAATGAACGATGTTAGAATGGTCAGCGCCTTCAACCATCCAGGTATGTCGTTACAGCGTTCACTTAAACCACAATCACTTCCATAACTAGGAAACGAAGACATCTCTGTCAAAACGTTACACGCAAGTTTCAACGCACTGCGCAAAGATTCCGATACACGAACAGAGAGTAGTCGTTTTAACTTCTCATTACCTTCCACAAGTCGTtcaatttcaaaacaatttcgctCCGGGCCAGTTTCTGTACTATTCCACTGTTCACAGTCCCGTCGTAAGTCCATCGATTTTGCTAAAATCGCTTTCAATTTCCTACTATCCGACATCCCATCAATCTGCAGTGCCCGGAACGTATCCTCCAATTCCGGCAGTAACGTATTAATTACAAACACATCATCATTCAGCAAGCTCTTAGTATCCCCGGAATTGATGAACAAATTTCCCTGCAAGCTAACCTGTTCCGACGAGGACCCCGAGCTCCCCGCAGATGAAACTACGTCGAATATTTGCCTACAAACGTACAGTTCGTAGAACAACACGTACTGTTTGATGCATTTTTCCAGTATCGGACAATCCGGGAGCTGTGCTGAAGTCGACCCAGAAGGCTTTCGCGTCGGGACTTGCTGCGTTGGTAGCTTTATCACAACATCCAACTGACCATCCTCGCCAATACTGCTCATACTGTGCCGTTCCTCCTGACTCGATTCCCCTCCCGCGCTACTAGCATTACTGTCATCATTCTTCAGATTCGGCGTCGAACTCGCCGTTGCAATTGTTGCACCGGGAGATCCATTTTCAATCACGTTCGCATTCGAACCTCTAATCGACTGATCCAGCTCGCTCAATTTGGTGTAGGATTTggattttttcgactttttacTATACTTGCTCTTCTTGTTCAGCCCCTGGCTGGAGTTGGATCGCGCAAAGGAACTGTCGTTAACCTGCAGGGAACTTTCGTGGATTTTCGAGTCGGAGTTGCTTTTCTCCAGGGCGACCGTTTCCTTGGCTTCCTGTCCCTCCGGGGTGACGCTGTTGCTGCGGGTGCTGATCGAGAGGTCCAGTACCTTTTCGGACCTGCGGAAAACAGAGAGATTGGAATTAATTTATATAAGGTTTATAATAAAGGTTTAATTGGAATTATACATTAGAATCCTCTGTCATGTATTGTATTGAGTGGATGCGTGGTTTACTAAACTGTAAAATTGCAACTTTCGACCAAACTTGCGGTCATTTTCTTGTTATACAGCAACTTTTATCGCTACACTACCCACACTTATATTTAAAGGTACAATACCAATAATTGATGCTGCACAGAACTAACTTCAAGCAAtaacaaataagtttaatcctaaatttcttattaaaaacctgttttaatccacctagaggtgcaaatgtgcctttctcatttctacaaactatgatttaatagctggttcgtacaatataacattatggaaatgtttttcattcttataacacttggtaagtatatataatagcacgtttttgcattcatcgcggtatcggtttgaatcggagttttctatgtgatcgcactccacaacccgtaactccggagccggaagtcggatgaagatggaatttaatatcagtttctggggatgccccagccaacattttgattcactttaataagttgcaatttgattaactgcactcttcaacgacatgaattgattgtataaaatgcacagaACTCTTttatgtgaacaaaagtggaggccatacacgtacaacaaatcggtatagtagaactatgtgatttacgacgaattttgatctcatcagaaacattatacaatcatctagcttatcattttgagtttatatatgatcaactttacaatcacacatgaaggtttatgcagcttcaggtccccaatgtggtaacaaggagtattctttaaaaaataatattatgaaaataaaaaaattaggaTGAGATTTCcataattctgttataagacacAGTTACACCCACACTGGTAGATATGTTTTTCATGGGTGAGGTTGGAGTTTCTggaacatcaattattaaaattacctgCTACGATTTACTTTCAGTTTCGAACCTGAGATCTTCGTACTCCCAGCATAGCCGCTCTGTACTCATCTATTTATACACTGTTAAGCAACGattatatttgatcatttttatcgctttgtgattacgatctaaaaataccataatCCAACATAAGTATGGCCCTCCAATGATACCTGTATAGACCTGTCAAATCACAACCTACATTCTGTAACCTATTCTGAACTCAAGCCATTTTTTATAgctcaaatattgaactagtctggcagagaatttgcgaagtggagataactattttttgaacgattttgcagtttaatccaattgcaaattaatttctatacaatgtttcaaaattgtatttattatttcgcatgtacaattttgttttaagttgtagtggactaataaataactttaagtcaacattgtatttcgatcacagatttgcattttatgtgaacttgttacaacaaaacataatttttgcttgcactatttgtaattttgatttagtctgtcgttatttgtaatttattgtaaacttttatatacgattgctggtttgctgggttgtcaaaatcggttcagaaaattccgagcaACCGCTGTGGACAAatcaaaaaattttgttttgtaaccatactcttcaactcgtaatccggaacaatatgtcagttgaaaatgaaattcgatagcaacctatgggaatattatacctttcatttaaatcttagtttgtaaaaatcggttcagccatctccgagaaaccgatgtggacattttgttaacaaatccgcacatacacatacatacatacatacacacatacatacatacacacatacatacacactgaCATACACACAggtattttgcgatctcggcgaactgagtcgaatgttatatgagactcggccctccgggcctcggttagaaagtcggtttttggagcaattgcataacctttctatatgagaaaggcaaaagaataatatttaattagctaaatcagcatgagttcaatgttatctttatgtgattatattttgaaatgttggtggaatgggtttgaaagtggagggaatggggggttagtagagtgggagtggaggatgcgtcagaaatccttcatcttatttcggtatacggggtggatgaaggaaatgcgggcgtgagggtggtccaaggggaggggagtgatgaaggaaggagatgtaagggcaaggcgggggggaggggcgccgacgcaatactcaactacatattttgccttccatttgagacttggtttgagaaaatcggttcagtcatcaccgaagaaccgatgtgactttaattgtggaatatgcccggaattccgaacttccggaatcgtcgatagtggacaatatattcaaagaatatttgattggcaatcagtgatctagatctgcgattagaagtaatttggtgaccatttcaatagtttttatccTCTGagttattacgattgtaccgatttttatgggaaattccagtttgatccttactaacacccctgtaactccggaagcaaaagtcagaaccgaatgaaattcagcagcagtcaatggtattactgtatctttcatttgaaatcaagtttttaaaaatcggtagagcatTCGTTGggaaatgggtgtgatattagcttaggaacttggcggtttcccccggggcatcatgaaccgtcataggtggccaatgtggtcaaagctgctttgattgatcattagtgatctagacccgcaaactagagtaatgttacatcaattttaatatgttttacatcatttgaacatcatggtggtaccagtttatatgggaatttgctgtgtgaccgcactcttcaacccgtaactccggaaccggaagtcggatcaactaaaaattcaatagcagcttatgggaccgttatacctttcagatgaaactaagtttgcgaaaatcggttcagccatctctgagaaaattgtgtgagtttaaatgacacacacacacatacacacacatacatttgccgatctcgacgaactgaatcgaatagtgtatgacactcggccctccgggcctcgtttaaaaagtcgatttttacagtgattgcatagcctttctttatatgagaaaggcaaaaacgtgctGGCGGGAAAATGCTGAACAAATTgcttaaaattaatatttttgtgcTGCATAAGTCGTATTATGAATCCCATTTTGGGATCTTGATTCATCTCCTTATTAcgcaaagaaaaatatgcttataCCGTACTCTATAATGGTTTAAATTCGTAACGATCAATTGAAATGCAGCcatctttgaaattgaaaaggcAGTGTTTTCCACAGCGTTGGCAACATTTTTATGATAACCAATCATTAGTACTCTAAAAATGCCCTCAATacgttgattgattttcatgaagattaggTAACAggtaacgaaaaaatataaatatttcctaaaattcagttataaatatttttggaacctttgaaattttatagattgtgaatgTATCTGTCTGAGATGCTGCCATCTTAAAAATATACAATCTTCTTTGGATGTTTATgtagaatgttatttttatctatatgaagtttctctgaaaatactcttggacttttattgatttttattcgcACTAATATTTGTTTAAAGTAATAGTGTATTGAAAACGCCTTCagttattttaaaattctcttcgtattaaaaatttctatgtgaattAGCCTTCTTTGGAACAATAGCAAATCAAGggaaataattttagaattttattgatttcaatacaataaatacatttgccttctttaaaatattcgtaatatatttttgaaatgctattcattttaaattaaattacgatTTTGATATCGCCTTCTTTTAGCATAAGCTAGTTTCTGGACCTTCGATTGATTGATAacgatttcaaataaaattacatatgcatgagaattagttttttttaaattccctaACATGATCTGCGAGCAAAGACAAGGgaaccaaacaaatatttgagtagcaacatagttctaaatgcaaatgttctcaaagtatttcagatttcaatagtataacaaattgccgagaaaaagtacgttccgggaaatggtattccgggaattggtacattccggaaaatagtattccgggaaatggtacattccgggaaacgatattccgggaaatgggacattccgggaaatgatattccgggaaatagtacattccgggaaatggttttccgggaaatggtattccgggaaacgacATACAATCCCACATCGGTTGTACGTCATATCCCGGAATGCCATTCCCCGGAATACCACttcccggaaaactatttcccggaatgtaccatataCCGGAATATCgcttcccggaatgtaccatttcccggaaaaccatttcccggaatgtatcatttcccaGAAAACTTTTTCCtggaatgtatcatttcccggaaaaaaaccatttcgcggaatgccatttcccggaaaataaagaaaactcGTACCTCACAGACCAAACTTATTTCTAGAAGACCTGCACTATGCAGCTAATTGTGTTCTAGGAGATTTTACCTACTTTACAATAttaaaagttgtttgaaaatattttcaatttttttttatcttgagTGGTTATTgtggtaaaacaaaaaaaaaacaagatagcgacaagattgcaaaactgtcattttaaagatttaatcttttcgattccgcgatgctacgaaaatttatttaaattaatcattatatgaacagcTTACGAACGACTTTtgttttttatccctttatgggcagctagagCCGAGagtggtggctagcgggtttcatacatccttgacctgacgaacgaagctatggtgccttgaacacaggcaacgcagatccaaggccatcattgaaatgataagttctgcgtttgagatgtacttcacccggttgccagacgaatccCTGTAATTACGTGTGATTTTGTATGTACATGTCTAATTGTGAGTCCTACTGTGGTGGTTTGTGCGTGGAATGTGTaagttttagcgttcgagtccaggggtGCATACTTGTCTGAGTTGGCGTGGATGCTCACTAATTGCGTAAGAgtgtttgaatattttttcgagttgttctactggagctgtagagcggGTCGTGATTCTAAATGATATTTGTTGTACGGTACAGACATGTGCAAACACAGGGACGTCACGATCGCGTGCATCATCACgaggggctcgagcgtttgtccgttaacgtgttcgatcgcgtgggagTTTGTATGTCGCATGTGCTAGCGTGCATGCAACCTCGCATGTATAAATtggattttataaccgtgtttccattcgcatattcgcgtgtgttatTAAATGATCGCGTGCGGACCGTGaatttgatacttaattttcgcagtatagctcagatgctaaaagagagtgcgttcttccatatcactttcGCGTACTCGAGATTTCGGATATATTGGTGGACGATCACATTTACATGTTCGCCCCTGCCAATTCACGACGAGGGACTCAGACATTTGTCTGGTAGCgtattcgatcgcgtgggccTATGTATGTCGCATGTGATGGCGTGAATGCAACTTCGCGAGTATAGTTTCGGTTCTGTAGTCGTGCGGCCATGAGGCaaacttccggacgtgatcgacccgtgaccgcgcgaacacgggcgccTGTGGGTTAGCGTTTGTAAATTTGTGAATGCTATCACGATCATTTTATCAACGAGGTACTATCGTACTTTGGGGAtcacgggcgtaggtgtgcataAGTTATCGCGTAGGGCTGTCAAAGATTGTCATCTTCGGGAGCCCTGACATGGTACAGTCCAAATTTAGGAGAGTCCCAGGTCGGGGCTCGTCGCTAAGCCCAAGGTGCCTCCAGAGAGTACTTGGCCCCAAACCCACATTGTACATTATTTCGACCATGGCATAAGTgggtaataaaggtcgccaagtcaAGTACTAAATTTggtcacaatgtagcttaactaaaaatagattaatcgtatcccaagtttctatgtgatatcatcactgtaatactgctttggtggaaaagcccccggacaacgtcaaggtacagtatcatgccgaagGAATATAACAACCACTTCTGGAAACAAAAATTCCTGCAAACTATGGCGGAAAAATACCCGGGATTCCACTTACTGTACACGGATGGCTCGAAATCACCACTAGGAACAGCGATAGCAACGTACGATTCGACGGGCCAGCAGGTAGAAAACTTCAAGATCAATCACAATTTCTCTATTGCCAACGCAGAAATGCTGGGTATCCTATACGCCATAAAAGGATGATCACTAGGAAGAAATACGTCAAAGCCGCCATTATGACTGACTCCTCCGGAGCATGTCAAACTTTACTGAATGACTCTTTGGTGAACGAAAACTACCTGGCAGCGATGATCTGGGAAGAGATAAGACTATCCGAATTCAACGGCATCAGGATACAAAGGATCCCAAGCCACCACGGAATCGCCGGAAATGAAAGAACAGACACGGAAGCAGTAACAGCCGGGACGGGAGTCCAAAATGTATTCAACGCACTCACCCTCGGAGACACACTGAAGCTTGCCGAAAAAAGAGACTTGGATGGACTAGGGAATACTAAGAAGTCTCCAAAGAAAAAGAAGTCACACACTTCCAGTTCATGAAAGCACCAGGGAAAAGGAGTTGGTGCCACGGCCTGACGCTGGCAACAGAACAGAAGAGAATCATAAACCGAATCCATTTGGGGCATCTACTGAAACGATGGGGTTGGGAAACCGTCGATCTATGCCAAGTGTAAGAAAACCTTCACCATATAGTCTACGAATGCCCAAAATTCAACAAACACAGAGTGGAGGTCGACCTGCTGGAATACTACGAGCCGCTGGGCAAAACAttgcagcaaaacaaaatggaGAGTGATTTAAACAGATTGCACAATTCTATACCATttcgacgagaacatttcaaatgggccgataaacaaaacgtaaacaattccggttaatacttacttcaaatggacactaacaacccaagtaacaattaaagttttatagcacgctacaagtgtaaTCTAGGTTTTATCAatagctataaaactatcataaaaccacaattgttactagggaaagCTTTATACATACCTTGAATAAGCCGATTCTGAAGCCTGGCTGTTTGCAAAATAATGGGGTATATTTTGCTTATGTgcaaaataatttgttttgcttatgttccctttcacttcccctcaaaaattaacggttcatatacaccaaacaacaaagcggaaaaatttgtttatgggcccttttttaaatgaaaaagactatacttgaaaagggaacaaaaacatcgcaacaccaagaaagggatctaaataaacgtcacataatcatttactgtaaacaaaaggactcacccgcacgcactataagctaacgtctcgccgaaaagggattatgggagagggcacaaaaccagtgcgatgtttcaaaagggaccaaaacatttatctacaaaaaacgttcaaaataattttttttaaaaatctggtatgttattcggaaaaaatggttaatttaacacggcattgggttgtttggtccttaaatcaagctcctgttcataaatgggaatataaagtacgaggtaatttttcagtcgccattttctcaacatgagcatattgtatataatgccttatgaaatgttgacgtcgatttgttcaaaacgtcatatctaacaaatgtaaacaaactgagtttattAGGCCAACTAAAAGCTAAGCATTGACTCTTTATTGTCcacaaataatagagaaaaaaaaactctttacATGTTAATTTAATCTTAAGTCAAAATGTCACATATAGTAACCAAAGttttgctaatattttgtagatgttatgttttgcgttgtgatgtttttccaagtcgactgtagttagcaaacctcatatctacactctcggttgcaatacagcacatgaaatatatcacaactacaAGCCCGCCTGTCAAAACGTCACAGTAAAATGTGCCATCTACAAACGGCGTTGCCAAGACCACATATGTATGTAAAAGCGCATAATAGCAAAAGTGAACagcaaaatgtaataaaataatagttatcaattatctccctattatcttcgcgaaaaacatgtaatatgcTTGTACGATCCTGCAATGAGTAAATGCAGGGGTGTTAGTAGAATCAAtagccttctgtgtgctttatttgttaaataaatttaaaaattgcaagGAAATTTTCGCACGCGACTTTCTCCGTTTGACGTTTCTGTTAGATGAtgtattctactctattctattctaacccttacacagccagcatcgaaaagcatcctggaaaacactacagttattctgtggtgtttttcttgtcaatattaatatttggtcggtgttatgtcaaaccggactaagtagcaaaacatcaaaaaatgagataaagaatttcgtcaacTACATCCGACTTCTGCcacatttgaaatatgtaacaataaacaagagttatggcaaaaactaatttccaatcataatgtaaaggatgctgcgattcaaactttgaactcgtttttctcgaaatcgatattttgtcacttagtccgttctgacttaacaccgaccatttgtagcatattttcatatgttgcaaatattaaaacggccaggcctactgtgcagagtttggtttaaagatgtttcaaaattaagcGGCAACCAAATTATTCAATTAGTAAATAATTTGATTGACGAATAGTTTTAAATCTTAAAGgaagaagaaacgaggacaaccttACCAACCGTTTACGTTTAaaggggatatgataaatcgttgggagtgactttgctaagaaggttaatgtcactcctttggtcctttgagatggggcagaggtatttacaccttgccctggttGTTAAGCCTAggataaagcgcctttactcgctatgGGCTACGCCAGTGGTTGCAGTTGTTTTTAACAGCAGAGTCAAAAGTTGCTAGGACACGACTTTCAATTTATCGATTATGAAGAGTCACAAAGTGTTGAATCCATAAGTAAACTTTCTTATGCGCACTCCACATGGACAAAGAATCACCTTCCAT carries:
- the LOC131693999 gene encoding protein dopey-1 homolog isoform X1; the protein is MDTATGSGLMEEYDLMKQSKYRVYMSNIDKTLKNFEYSSEWADLISALGKLNKVISSNSQFQIIPRRIKISKRLAQCMHPALPSGVHLKALESYDVIFSNIGVDRLASELFIYSAGLFPLLGYSAMNVRPPLLSIYEKYFVPLGEKLRPALSGFLSGVFPGLESGQDHFERTSSLLDKVCEAVKPECFYTCLWECIVTNASVRLPAITYVLDHFDKKRSCVDQKELMGGSVELLVTGLCSCLNDSVILVQRNTLEFLLLAFPLHAMILCKRDVIKQVKTALNTILRRDMSLNRRLYSWLLGADTSLGKHLEDIGHDGETSDPNSYFEAHSKEVLISAYKLILKASVASNPVDLSPYRILISLLDKAEIGQRILDDVLCDIIRTISLCNGNLEVQKSANLLFSTFDPSYIWNYMTTLYRDGAVKKHNQKRPSSGGGLSSANIREHVRIDSGPPGTIEVCFLTEFLLETLSLEMYNETTRVYLPKFLLSLIRMLTVYSENMNANEVAASLKLCVKIVAKVQPMIMSEKVLDLSISTRSNSVTPEGQEAKETVALEKSNSDSKIHESSLQVNDSSFARSNSSQGLNKKSKYSKKSKKSKSYTKLSELDQSIRGSNANVIENGSPGATIATASSTPNLKNDDSNASSAGGESSQEERHSMSSIGEDGQLDVVIKLPTQQVPTRKPSGSTSAQLPDCPILEKCIKQYVLFYELYVCRQIFDVVSSAGSSGSSSEQVSLQGNLFINSGDTKSLLNDDVFVINTLLPELEDTFRALQIDGMSDSRKLKAILAKSMDLRRDCEQWNSTETGPERNCFEIERLVEGNEKLKRLLSVRVSESLRSALKLACNVLTEMSSFPSYGSDCGLSERCNDIPGWLKALTILTSFIGDLDTQLSAAQTLIDMVSLIRTNGRKPKSSSSGTTFVMMMPLLKLSHVTYLERKTRVFQVLTTMLWNHLDASRSEARNISVLLYRIHSCLDTKFTENVIISKMLVAPRKPISTDHRSLHVYWSIPTLSTTELKIDPMGFRRFQLLWKLGRDTHHGKEFEKLLFMVLDTLTLPDNLSIQIFVSKWLQEALVRGDMGRILKPLLKILLNESTKRMSIVYTKRYRQDNDTGSEWEKDLVADGDTFLDKECFAVSSEDGYIRYHMDNVLSKKRSPIRTIQKKIFGVSILSKSNSNQVSNYITNDSSKEVATGAAAAGDDYSKISLIINPLESELNGKTSPGREMRNRSNSTGLIECEQSVGLETGSLPNGVDKKEFHRSTSDIDESSDGDFERKKGRLSGGSYSRSTTATDFYDSETIKRYIEDGPIVDFVSKSGDRFKNRKTYLISSSGARLADDEGFVSSISDRNLNYSFISSSSSATVTGNDAGIVFELGPDEPTVPGTSETPSSGSAFGGGSQRSSSTSKDSSKSKDNEPFSLGRRKSWRHSSKLHPFQSHFLIYESIFNTKQILYTLETLKNILANDSRFFLCLSVTTSVSSSQIRTLLIRHRRNIFGKGFSDGHDEAEYQGLYRGCMYLEVIVTILLYYTRSFYQKDEEQKAQPSRDDINGNSKIQLECIKLMTKIFSELLSTVKDVGKNLANYIADLMEKCKVQKILLYCLTSSVNYFTTPQSYTYTDEILAFNDPENTRLNAEAYQIELLKLLLAVIKLEHEIMVQRNDERFIEGIKNVLSSNSPTRPAPENKRIYKYIPNQLVSQQPMFLSAVLSALHAEKLKPIHKNWTDMITSCLTCLPLNNLTNIVISIIHQLCANLDRITKRDRIYNQCTDYIVAQLEAITVLSHYCLLDSTQQISLANVFSASNSTTSSATNSGQLINSIVNVFLSSSLLSGNQVKNSHQEVAKTAILSHLPRIIITIATLWETSISEFRHVKHQLLEFLSPISLHYGTNFLTAISVAWYERSSDSSPNSVPSSADGNPTDMNNEADFFYLMSKALPPACDNQLLLVKLISGIRIMSVDSFIQTMHQVIKSPPQIYQPPVGLNLSVSALELLFFYLKSVAQTQFNDCWSSLYALLKDCLSLQIPAQFVALSILNEFVQRCPNIPFSDKKDLRDLHDVTSRLVEAISNVAGSCLEQTTWLRRNLSVKEEFSSIENTKDGLLMPSNQHYSIQAQSILAAILAPLLDVAFSSQEKDKVNTIVTGVMYNIVPYLKTHTVKNIPTFHACSNLLASLSTYQYTRKAWRKDALDLLLDGAFFQFDSRCLPYWKTILDSLMTCDNTTFRDLMNRLPLAQTGTLNIFTSKEQEYEQRALLLKRLAFVIFCSESDQYHKYMPEIQEQLANSLRLPQVVPLIQSAVFLCFRVLLLRMSADNVTSLWPIIIAEMVQVFLSIEQELMTDTEEFRSQSSQHIRMLSGLDTAWVTNTNNGLYSYGHPHWRMVQLETAKLLELGCVLPATVLPHFQMYRWAFVSSQNEIFLKSGGPDDSKSVAFIPHVTRISQLMDFRYTSHSPKPQTTKGSHIMLTCQSINTLQDLYSFFSTLSMRWPSHISYTADTEKDTKSCLEEIENVLALDFLEKMPATK